Proteins co-encoded in one Malus domestica chromosome 09, GDT2T_hap1 genomic window:
- the LOC139187920 gene encoding F-box/kelch-repeat protein At3g23880-like, which yields MFDLKYERRRRRKHIPEEILFEILVRLPVKSLLRFRCVCKSWNTLISSPDFKNAHLEKNIMRDSYDYVLIRTANYRFSLCCRDPFAKCLDLELPEQKKNISLNIHGSCNGLLCLSTRLGLCLKTPIYLWNPSIRKLKRLRKGLIQHTICFVVIGFRFHSGENDYKVVRIVRFLRKKVIFGVEVYSVRLDAWKRISAVPPVSPDVYFFGNKTSACIDGVFVRNVGKGIELYQINIRVFEKLVSVFDYRQDGKDYYCDIWVLEMETWKMIRTIILPERGFIAQPLGFRATGVVHMAIRGDLVLYDPESRQVNSLGIKLHDGYVGSYTESLILLN from the exons ATGTTTGACTTGAAATATgaaagaagacgaagaagaaaacATATCCCAGAAGAAATCTTGTTTGAAATCCTTGTAAGATTACCTGTGAAATCTCTTTTACGGTTCAGATGTGTCTGCAAATCTTGGAACACTTTAATTAGCAGCCCTGATTTCAAAAACGCCCATCTCGAAAAAAATATAATGCGAGATTCATACGATTATGTTCTTATCCGCACTGCAAATTATCGCTTTTCTCTCTGTTGTCGGGATCCATTTGCTAAGTGTTTGGATTTAGAGCTTCCTGAGCAGAAGAAGAATATAAGCTTAAACATCCATGGTTCTTGCAATGGATTGCTTTGCCTCTCTACTCGTTTAGGTCTGTGTTTGAAGACTCCTATATATCTATGGAACCCatcaatcagaaaattaaagagaCTTCGAAAAGGCCTTATTCAGcacacaatctgttttgttgtAATTGGATTTCGGTTTCACAGTGGGGAAAATGACTATAAGGTTGTGAGGATTGTGAGGTTTCTGCGGAAGAAAGTTATTTTTGGAGTTGAGGTTTACAGCGTTAGATTGGATGCCTGGAAAAGAATTAGCGCAGTTCCTCCTGTGTCACCTGATGTCTATTTTTTCGGCAATAAAACGTCTGCATGCATTGATGGTGTttttgttaggaatgtcg GCAAAGGCATAGAGTTATACCAGATCAATATTCGCGTGTTTGAGAAATTAGTTTCTGTGTTCGATTACAGACAAGATGGGAAGGATTACTACTGTGACATATGGGTCCTGGAAATGGAGACCTGGAAAATGATCCGCACGATTATTCTTCCAGAACGTGGATTTATAGCACAGCCATTGGGTTTTAGAGCAACTGGTGTAGTTCATATGGCTATACGAGGTGACCTCGTATTGTATGATCCTGAATCACGCCAAGTCAACTCCCTTGGAATTAAACTTCATGATGGGTACGTCGGTTCTTACACTGAGAGTCTGATTCTTCTCAATTGA
- the LOC103411841 gene encoding F-box/kelch-repeat protein At3g06240-like, which translates to MSNCLSLFDAETFSKHLDLELPGHDFGFVVHGSCNGLVCISNSAFMTLESPVYLWNPSIRNLKRLPNSLQHTTVFVHLGFGFHSEVDNYRVVRVARFLCNKSIFGIEVYNIRLNCWRTITTVPPVSNDVNFLQSACALLNGVVYWITKEPSQHSPSILTFDLGSEVFQKIPLPETTVEVPTDVGIQVVENSVSLFQVRTDRLGLYCDISVLEVNTWKMMQTIIFPYSKLAWPLGMEADGRLHLAIKGDNPDHPELVLFDPKSIEIRVTGIGLNCKYLAYVDVYIESLILLN; encoded by the coding sequence ATGAGCAATTGCTTGTCACTCTTTGATGCTGAAACATTTTCCAAGCATTTGGATTTAGAGCTTCCTGGTCATGATTTTGGTTTCGTCGTTCACGGTTCGTGCAATGGATTGGTTTGCATCTCTAATTCTGCATTTATGACCTTGGAGAGTCCGGTATATCTATGGAACCCATCAATCAGAAATTTGAAAAGACTTCCCAATAGCCTTCAACATACAACTGTTTTCGTTCATCTAGGGTTTGGGTTTCATAGTGAGGTTGACAACTATAGGGTTGTGAGGGTTGCGAGATTTCTATGCAACAAAAGTATCTTTGGGATTGAGGTTTACAATATTAGACTGAATTGTTGGAGGACAATTACCACGGTGCCTCCTGTTTCAAATGATGTCAATTTTTTGCAGTCTGCGTGCGCTCTTCTGAACGGAGTTGTCTATTGGATCACAAAGGAGCCATCTCAACATAGCCCTTCCATCCTTACTTTTGATCTCGGCAGCGAGGTTTTTCAAAAGATTCCGCTTCCCGAGACAACGGTCGAAGTGCCCACTGACGTCGGTATTCAAGTTGTTGAGAACTCAGTCTCCTTATTCCAAGTAAGAACAGACAGGCTTGGCTTGTACTGTGACATAAGCGTTTTGGAAGTGAATACTTGGAAAATGATGCAGACAATTATTTTTCCATACTCTAAATTAGCATGGCCATTAGGGATGGAAGCAGATGGCAGACTTCATTTGGCTATAAAAGGCGACAATCCAGATCACCCAGAATTGGTTTTATTTGATCCCAAGTCTATCGAAATTAGGGTTACCGGAATCGGGTTGAATTGCAAGTACTTAGCCTATGTTGATGTCTATATTGAGAGTCTAATTTTACTCAACTGA